The Bacteroidota bacterium genome includes a region encoding these proteins:
- a CDS encoding (Fe-S)-binding protein translates to MNTELNKVQIMAELFANGESPEILFWVGCAGSFDDRAKKITGSFVKILNSLGIKFAVLGTEEGCTGDPARRSGNEFLFQMLAQNNIAVLNGYGIKKIVTTCPHCFNTLKNEYPALGGNYEVIHHTTFLQQLIDEGKLIVDGGGFKGKKITYHDSCYLGRANNIYEAPRIVLEKLDAELAEMKSCKSRGLCCGAGGAQMWKEAEPGKKEINIERTEQALELKPDIIASACPFCNTMMTDGIKNKNKEEEVKVYDVAELIAMANHLI, encoded by the coding sequence ATGAATACGGAGTTAAACAAAGTTCAAATTATGGCAGAGTTATTTGCCAACGGTGAATCACCGGAGATATTGTTTTGGGTGGGATGTGCCGGTAGTTTTGATGACAGGGCTAAAAAAATAACCGGATCGTTCGTTAAAATATTAAATAGTTTAGGAATTAAATTTGCGGTTCTTGGAACGGAAGAAGGATGCACCGGCGATCCTGCGAGAAGATCAGGAAATGAATTTCTTTTTCAAATGCTCGCACAAAATAATATTGCAGTTTTAAATGGTTATGGTATTAAAAAAATTGTAACTACTTGTCCGCATTGTTTTAATACACTTAAAAATGAATATCCTGCATTGGGAGGAAACTATGAAGTTATTCATCACACAACTTTTTTACAACAATTGATCGATGAAGGAAAATTAATAGTAGATGGTGGTGGATTTAAAGGAAAAAAGATCACCTATCACGATTCATGTTACCTCGGAAGGGCAAATAATATATATGAGGCACCAAGAATTGTGTTGGAGAAACTGGATGCGGAACTCGCCGAAATGAAGAGTTGTAAAAGCCGTGGTTTATGTTGCGGGGCAGGAGGTGCGCAAATGTGGAAGGAAGCAGAACCCGGAAAAAAAGAAATTAATATTGAAAGAACGGAACAAGCACTGGAATTAAAACCTGATATTATTGCAAGTGCCTGCCCTTTTTGTAATACCATGATGACAGACGGAATAAAAAATAAAAATAAAGAGGAAGAAGTGAAAGTTTATGATGTAGCGGAATTAATTGCCATGGCAAATCATCTGATATAA
- a CDS encoding (Fe-S)-binding protein gives MDLVLQVAFAVIFGVSAWIAGKKFVSIRRNIFLGRPEKLNDNPALRWKNMTLFALGQKKMFRKPLPAVLHLFIYVSFVIVNIEVLEIVVDGLSGSHRFFAPYLGGFYTFMIGIIEFLALLALIATIIFLIRRNVLKIKRFTQSELKGWPFKDANFILLMEFILVIAILTMNAADVQLQNLGAEHYYNTGNLIVSQFTSAIFSGVNMESLIVIERVAWWLHIIGILFFLNYIPYSKHLHIILAFPNSWYMRLNDKGIIENMPVIMNEVKSMVDPSAQVTTIVDPPKTFGAKDVTDLSWKHLLDAYSCTECGRCTAACPANITGKKLSPRKIMMDTRDRLEEIGNNLSKHGKDFVDNKALYGDYITAEELRACTTCNACVEECPVNINPLSIIVELRRYAVMELSDAPQEWNVMFNNMENNQAPWQFNPADRIKWADEIK, from the coding sequence ATGGATTTGGTTTTACAGGTAGCATTTGCAGTGATATTCGGTGTTTCCGCCTGGATAGCAGGTAAGAAATTTGTTTCTATCAGAAGGAATATTTTTTTAGGGAGACCGGAAAAATTAAATGACAATCCCGCACTCCGTTGGAAGAATATGACACTTTTTGCTTTGGGGCAGAAAAAAATGTTTCGAAAACCCTTACCTGCCGTTTTACACTTATTTATTTATGTAAGTTTTGTAATTGTAAATATTGAGGTGCTGGAAATTGTTGTGGATGGACTTTCTGGAAGTCACCGTTTTTTCGCGCCTTATTTGGGTGGTTTTTATACTTTCATGATCGGTATTATTGAATTTCTTGCATTGCTCGCATTAATTGCGACAATTATATTTTTGATCAGAAGAAATGTATTAAAAATAAAAAGGTTCACGCAATCAGAATTAAAAGGATGGCCTTTTAAGGATGCAAATTTTATTCTGTTGATGGAGTTTATTTTAGTGATCGCTATTTTAACCATGAATGCAGCAGATGTTCAATTACAGAATTTAGGTGCTGAACATTATTACAATACAGGAAATTTGATAGTATCTCAATTTACTTCTGCAATATTTTCAGGCGTTAATATGGAATCACTAATTGTGATTGAACGAGTGGCCTGGTGGCTGCATATTATCGGTATATTATTTTTTCTGAATTATATTCCTTATTCTAAACATTTACATATCATTCTTGCATTTCCCAATTCTTGGTATATGCGTTTAAATGATAAAGGCATAATAGAAAATATGCCGGTTATTATGAATGAAGTTAAATCAATGGTGGATCCTTCCGCTCAGGTTACCACAATTGTTGATCCGCCTAAAACATTTGGTGCAAAGGATGTGACTGATCTTAGCTGGAAACATTTATTGGATGCCTATTCCTGTACCGAATGTGGAAGATGCACCGCAGCTTGTCCCGCAAATATTACAGGAAAAAAATTATCTCCCCGAAAAATTATGATGGATACGCGCGACAGATTGGAGGAAATAGGAAATAATCTTTCGAAACATGGAAAAGATTTTGTTGATAATAAAGCCTTGTATGGAGATTATATTACAGCGGAGGAATTACGTGCCTGCACAACCTGTAATGCATGTGTGGAAGAGTGTCCCGTTAATATAAATCCATTAAGTATTATTGTTGAACTGAGAAGATATGCGGTGATGGAATTAAGTGATGCGCCACAAGAATGGAATGTGATGTTTAATAATATGGAAAACAATCAGGCGCCATGGCAATTTAATCCTGCCGACAGGATCAAATGGGCAGATGAAATTAAATAA